A genomic stretch from Telopea speciosissima isolate NSW1024214 ecotype Mountain lineage chromosome 7, Tspe_v1, whole genome shotgun sequence includes:
- the LOC122667942 gene encoding uncharacterized protein LOC122667942 isoform X3, producing the protein MGSESTSSPSGKRSRDPEDEVYLDNLHSHKRYLSEIMASSLNGLTVGDSLSETLMESPARDELSLQYSPMSEDSEESRYCETTLISSTLQPDSRPTSPVSPHRYQRPLSGFSSATPTNSYSSPGCSLAAVACSQPRQRGSDSEGRFPSSPSDICHSADLRRAALLRSVQMRAQPSSSSAFELPFGPGQESMQSIEVEERPCSCVKSLVDEGEYQRAQVSNLFIDECSSLGISESKIRPEKSCRVLNLDVKGEESGEEEFEGNGLGRPAVMPSRSR; encoded by the exons ATGGGTTCAGAGTCGACTTCATCTCCGTCCGGGAAACGAAGTAGAGATCCTGAGGATGAAGTTTATCTGGATAATCTACACTCGCACAAGCGGTACCTAAGcgag ATAATGGCATCCAGTTTGAATGGATTAACTGTTGGAGACTCCCTCTCTGAAACTCTCATGGAATCTCCGGCCAG GGATGAGCTGTCATTGCAGTATTCACCAATGTCAGAAGACTCAGAGGAATCCCGATACTGTGAGACGACTCTAATCAGTTCAACACTGCAACCTGACAGCAGACCAACCAGTCCAGTTTCGCCCCACAGATATCAAAGACCACTAAGCGGATTTTCTTCAGCAACACCCACCAATTCATACTCTTCACCTGGCTGTTCACTTGCTGCTGTTGCATGCTCCCAACCTCGCCAGCGGGGTTCAGACTCTGAAGGTCGATTCCCATCGTCACCCAGCGATATATGTCACTCTGCTGATTTGAGGAGGGCCGCACTCTTACGGTCTGTTCAGATGAGAGCACAACCATCAAGCTCATCAGCTTTTGAGCTGCCATTTGGTCCTGGGCAAGAGTCGATGCAGAGTATAGAAGTTGAAGAGCGGCCATGCTCATGTGTAAAGTCCTTAGTTGATGAGGGGGAATATCAGAGGGCTCAGGTTTCAAATTTATTCATCGATGAGTGTTCTTCGTTAGGCATCTCAGAGTCCAAAATCAGACCAGAAAAGTCTTGCAGGGTATTGAATTTGGATGTGAAAGGAGAGGAATCTGGAGAAGAGGAGTTTGAAGGAAATGGGTTGGGGAGACCAGCTGTTATGCCGTCTAGATCTCGCTAG
- the LOC122667942 gene encoding uncharacterized protein LOC122667942 isoform X2: MGSESTSSPSGKRSRDPEDEVYLDNLHSHKRYLSEIMASSLNGLTVGDSLSETLMESPASFRDELSLQYSPMSEDSEESRYCETTLISSTLQPDSRPTSPVSPHRYQRPLSGFSSATPTNSYSSPGCSLAAVACSQPRQRGSDSEGRFPSSPSDICHSADLRRAALLRSVQMRAQPSSSSAFELPFGPGQESMQSIEVEERPCSCVKSLVDEGEYQRAQVSNLFIDECSSLGISESKIRPEKSCRVLNLDVKGEESGEEEFEGNGLGRPAVMPSRSR, from the exons ATGGGTTCAGAGTCGACTTCATCTCCGTCCGGGAAACGAAGTAGAGATCCTGAGGATGAAGTTTATCTGGATAATCTACACTCGCACAAGCGGTACCTAAGcgag ATAATGGCATCCAGTTTGAATGGATTAACTGTTGGAGACTCCCTCTCTGAAACTCTCATGGAATCTCCGGCCAG TTTCAGGGATGAGCTGTCATTGCAGTATTCACCAATGTCAGAAGACTCAGAGGAATCCCGATACTGTGAGACGACTCTAATCAGTTCAACACTGCAACCTGACAGCAGACCAACCAGTCCAGTTTCGCCCCACAGATATCAAAGACCACTAAGCGGATTTTCTTCAGCAACACCCACCAATTCATACTCTTCACCTGGCTGTTCACTTGCTGCTGTTGCATGCTCCCAACCTCGCCAGCGGGGTTCAGACTCTGAAGGTCGATTCCCATCGTCACCCAGCGATATATGTCACTCTGCTGATTTGAGGAGGGCCGCACTCTTACGGTCTGTTCAGATGAGAGCACAACCATCAAGCTCATCAGCTTTTGAGCTGCCATTTGGTCCTGGGCAAGAGTCGATGCAGAGTATAGAAGTTGAAGAGCGGCCATGCTCATGTGTAAAGTCCTTAGTTGATGAGGGGGAATATCAGAGGGCTCAGGTTTCAAATTTATTCATCGATGAGTGTTCTTCGTTAGGCATCTCAGAGTCCAAAATCAGACCAGAAAAGTCTTGCAGGGTATTGAATTTGGATGTGAAAGGAGAGGAATCTGGAGAAGAGGAGTTTGAAGGAAATGGGTTGGGGAGACCAGCTGTTATGCCGTCTAGATCTCGCTAG
- the LOC122667940 gene encoding probable protein disulfide-isomerase A6 — protein MATSQIWFTVGILALLFLSAFADDVIVLTEQNFEEEVGQDRGALVEFFAPWCGHCKKLAPEYEKLGASFKKAKTVLIGKVDCDEHKSLCSKYGVTGYPTIQWFPKGSLEPKKYEGPRTAESLAEFANNEGGTNVKIATIPSHVVVLTADNFDEVVLDESKDVLVEFYAPWCGHCKSLAPIYEKVATAFKMEDDVVIANLDADKYKDLAEKYGVSGYPTLKFFPKSNKAGEEYDGGRDLDDFATFINEKCGTSRDGKGQLTSKAGIITNLDELVKDFITAGDDEKKALFSKLEEEVEKLKGSTARYGKIYLKAAKSCMQKGSGYAKNEIERLQRILDKSIAPAKIDEFTLKKNILSTFV, from the exons atggcgACCTCTCAGATCTGGTTTACTGTCGGAATACTTGCTCTTCTCTTTTTATCAGCATTTGCAGACGATGTAATCGTCCTTACTGAACAGAACTTTGAGGAGGAGGTTGGACAGGACCGAGGAGCTCTTGTCGAATTTTTCGCGCCGTG GTGTGGGCACTGTAAGAAGCTTGCTCCAGAGTATGAGAAACTTGGTGCAAGCTTTAAGAAAGCCAAAACTGTTCTGATTGGAAAG GTGGATTGTGATGAGCATAAGAGTCTGTGCAGCAAATATGGGGTTACTGGATACCCTACAATTCAATGGTTTCCTAAAGGTTCCTTGGAACCAAAAAA GTATGAAGGACCACGTACAGCCGAATCGCTTGCTGAATTTGCGAATAATGAAGGAG GGACCAACGTGAAGATAGCTACAATCCCATCACATGTGGTGGTGCTAACAGCAGATAATTTTGATGAGGTTGTTTTGGATGAAAGCAAGGATGTTCTGGTTGAGTTTTATGCTCCATG GTGTGGCCATTGCAAAAGTCTTGCTCCT ATCTATGAAAAGGTGGCAACAGCATTTAAAATGGAGGATGACGTAGTAATTGCAAATCTGGATGCTGACAAATACAAGGATCTGGCTGAAAA GTATGGTGTTAGTGGCTATCCTACATTAAAATTCTTCCCAAAGAGCAACAAAGCTGGTGAGGAGTATGATGGTGGCCGAGATTTAGATGACTTTGCCACTTTCATCAATGAGAAGTGTGGCACTAGCCGAGATGGGAAAGGACAGCTTACTTCCAAA GCTGGTATTATTACAAATCTTGATGAGTTAGTGAAGGATTTTATAACTGCTGGTGATGATGAGAAGAAAGCACTCTTCTCTAAGTTAGAAGAGGAGGTTGAGAAGCTCAAGGGTTCAACTGCAAG GTATGGTAAGATTTACTTGAAAGCTGCCAAGAGCTGTATGCAAAAAGGCTCTGGTTATGCGAAGAATGAAATAGAGCGGCTACAGCGTATACTTGATAAG TCAATCGCCCCAGCCAAGATTGATGAGTTCACACTGAAGAAGAACATCTTGTCTACATTTGTTTAA
- the LOC122667942 gene encoding uncharacterized protein LOC122667942 isoform X1, producing MGSESTSSPSGKRSRDPEDEVYLDNLHSHKRYLSEIMASSLNGLTVGDSLSETLMESPARSESMCYPRDELSLQYSPMSEDSEESRYCETTLISSTLQPDSRPTSPVSPHRYQRPLSGFSSATPTNSYSSPGCSLAAVACSQPRQRGSDSEGRFPSSPSDICHSADLRRAALLRSVQMRAQPSSSSAFELPFGPGQESMQSIEVEERPCSCVKSLVDEGEYQRAQVSNLFIDECSSLGISESKIRPEKSCRVLNLDVKGEESGEEEFEGNGLGRPAVMPSRSR from the exons ATGGGTTCAGAGTCGACTTCATCTCCGTCCGGGAAACGAAGTAGAGATCCTGAGGATGAAGTTTATCTGGATAATCTACACTCGCACAAGCGGTACCTAAGcgag ATAATGGCATCCAGTTTGAATGGATTAACTGTTGGAGACTCCCTCTCTGAAACTCTCATGGAATCTCCGGCCAGGTCTGAAAGCATGTGTTACCCCAG GGATGAGCTGTCATTGCAGTATTCACCAATGTCAGAAGACTCAGAGGAATCCCGATACTGTGAGACGACTCTAATCAGTTCAACACTGCAACCTGACAGCAGACCAACCAGTCCAGTTTCGCCCCACAGATATCAAAGACCACTAAGCGGATTTTCTTCAGCAACACCCACCAATTCATACTCTTCACCTGGCTGTTCACTTGCTGCTGTTGCATGCTCCCAACCTCGCCAGCGGGGTTCAGACTCTGAAGGTCGATTCCCATCGTCACCCAGCGATATATGTCACTCTGCTGATTTGAGGAGGGCCGCACTCTTACGGTCTGTTCAGATGAGAGCACAACCATCAAGCTCATCAGCTTTTGAGCTGCCATTTGGTCCTGGGCAAGAGTCGATGCAGAGTATAGAAGTTGAAGAGCGGCCATGCTCATGTGTAAAGTCCTTAGTTGATGAGGGGGAATATCAGAGGGCTCAGGTTTCAAATTTATTCATCGATGAGTGTTCTTCGTTAGGCATCTCAGAGTCCAAAATCAGACCAGAAAAGTCTTGCAGGGTATTGAATTTGGATGTGAAAGGAGAGGAATCTGGAGAAGAGGAGTTTGAAGGAAATGGGTTGGGGAGACCAGCTGTTATGCCGTCTAGATCTCGCTAG
- the LOC122668681 gene encoding uncharacterized protein LOC122668681, with translation MRSMPLYTHVSASAVEYRDLMGEEAHTPHHTHHPPPKIQLRRTKSECSETCNDTVLQKTGSIVNDSDIGIGRGSSVGGRIPSLKFIMTATPNGSTYADSEIGPAPSVLAVEDFFQANEIGSSILEGWSMEEGSIEGLRSKLDRWRMELPQIYDRGYWTYRTPRQHTRKHTDGEIGGGLFSCFGSSYGCECTFFCGPRSRKKKLGHHDKYPQSPSESLMLSKPSRLL, from the coding sequence ATGCGTAGTATGCCACTCTACACCCATGTCTCCGCCTCTGCCGTCGAATACCGAGATCTCATGGGTGAAGAAGCCCATACCCCTCACCACACCCACCATCCACCACCCAAGATCCAGCTCCGCCGCACCAAGAGCGAATGCTCCGAGACCTGCAACGACACCGTGTTGCAGAAAACTGGCTCCATCGTTAACGATTCTGATATCGGGATCGGCCGAGGTAGTAGCGTTGGGGGAAGAATACCATCGCTAAAATTTATCATGACGGCCACCCCCAATGGTTCCACGTACGCGGATTCGGAGATCGGACCAGCACCGTCCGTATTGGCGGTGGAGGACTTCTTTCAGGCGAATGAAATAGGGAGTTCAATACTGGAGGGTTGGAGCATGGAAGAAGGTAGCATTGAGGGGCTTAGATCGAAACTGGATAGGTGGCGAATGGAGCTTCCACAAATTTACGATCGTGGGTACTGGACTTACCGGACACCTCGCCAACATACTCGCAAACACACCGACGGCGAAATTGGGGGAGGATTGTTCTCGTGCTTTGGTAGCTCATATGGGTGTGAATGTACCTTCTTCTGTGGGCCtagatcaaggaagaagaagcttgGACATCATGACAAGTATCCACAAAGCCCTTCTGAATCTCTGATGCTATCTAAACCCAGTCGTCTCTTATAA
- the LOC122670020 gene encoding protein SPT2 homolog, translating to MVLGNGDFGSEEQRKASELNFGNPNNGDATFDSDQTHRLSEEIDSNCSTPYVSAPSSPGRVPNGYFFSAPASPMHFVLSSSTSSSSSKSVSGFASSSNDAFVSGSFEFEFSARFPSNASTSAGSMISADELFLNGQIRPMKLSSHLQRPQNLAPLLDLEGEDEYDGNKDARGLEFEKREETLVRGRDLRQRSRSLHRRTRSLSPLRNPPLEWHEDEEEREISGRDLELEDPDRKQYETPSTETTPSVSASSSRSSSSGRSSKRWIFLKDLLYRSKSEGRGNSKEKFWSSISFSPVKEKKPPPTDLPLSSSKEKKPSPSVPTTETPKPKRAPQVPVKKSAAAGKPANGVSKRRVPRSPHELHYTTNRAQAEEMKKKTFLPYRQGLLGCLGFSSKSYGAMNGFARTLNPVSSR from the coding sequence ATGGTGCTCGGAAACGGAGACTTTGGCAGTGAAGAACAACGCAAGGCCTCCGAACTAAACTTTGGAAACCCTAACAATGGCGATGCAACCTTCGATTCCGATCAAACTCATCGCCTCAGTGAAGAAATCGACAGCAATTGCTCTACTCCTTATGTTAGTGCTCCGTCTAGTCCAGGGCGTGTCCCTAATGGATACTTTTTCAGCGCTCCCGCAAGTCCAATGCACTTCGTTCTGTCGTCTTCaacttcgtcttcttcttctaagtctgtTTCTGGTTTCGCGTCTTCATCCAACGATGCCTTCGTTTCTGGTTCCTTCGAATTTGAATTCTCGGCGAGGTTTCCTTCCAACGCGTCGACTTCTGCTGGTTCCATGATCTCTGCTGATGAGTTGTTTCTTAACGGCCAGATCCGTCCGATGAAGCTTTCGTCTCACTTGCAGAGGCCTCAAAACTTGGCTCCATTGCTGGATCTGGAAGGTGAGGACGAGTACGATGGTAATAAGGATGCGAGAGGACTTGAGTTCGAGAAACGAGAGGAGACGCTTGTGCGCGGAAGAGATCTGAGGCAACGCAGCAGGTCTCTGCATAGGAGAACAAGATCTCTGTCTCCCTTGAGAAATCCTCCACTTGAGTGGCACGAGGATGAAGAAGAACGAGAAATCAGCGGGCgtgatctagagttggaagaTCCCGACCGTAAACAGTATGAAACGCCGTCGACGGAGACGACTCCTTCCGTGTCTGCTTCGTCGTCTAGGTCGTCTTCTTCGGGAAGGAGCTCAAAGAGATGGATTTTCTTGAAGGATTTGCTCTACCGAAGTAAAAGTGAGGGCAGAGGGAACAGTAAGGAGAAGTTCTGGTCTTCCATTTCCTTCTCTCCCGTCAAAGAGAAGAAACCTCCGCCTACAGATCTCCCTTTGTCATCTTCGAAAGAGAAAAAACCTTCTCCGTCGGTTCCAACCACGGAAACCCCAAAACCAAAACGAGCTCCCCAGGTTCCCGTTAAGAAAAGTGCCGCGGCAGGAAAACCCGCCAACGGCGTCAGTAAGCGTCGAGTACCTCGGTCACCTCACGAGCTGCATTACACGACAAACAGAGCCCAAGcggaggagatgaagaagaagacattcTTGCCATACAGGCAAGGACTGCTGGGGTGCCTTGGGTTCAGTTCAAAGAGCTACGGCGCCATGAATGGGTTTGCTCGAACCCTGAACCCAGTCTCTTCCAGATAA